In Nitrobacteraceae bacterium AZCC 1564, the following proteins share a genomic window:
- a CDS encoding hypothetical protein (product_source=Hypo-rule applied; superfamily=56235), producing MTTEIAVSNRLGIALATDSAVTISGNGHVKVFDTADKLFELSPQYPIGVMINGNMDCIGVPWELLVKEFRATEGIRQRATVEEWGIDFLKYVEDHVLIDETAVGKYVDQIISVEIEETQLDVAGDIQLQIFDSARQNKKVKVSSIDELLDSYFERRLAQLLEIPIADSLQELTVEEVIKSYSARIEEISKVRFKGRELTSKEMEKFKQIVANAFLRVLPSDFTTGIVVAGFGEKQTFPAVYAVEVDGRVLGRMKFSNSVSSSIETSPDGGQVIYFAQTDVIQRLLGGADPKFVERTSEFIEIAVGKVADAIEKALRARKLSKKAAESRKVLIHEITAAIRAEYEKETTKSLREQFSREFDRMVAMMPKQELIELAEALVSITAVERKATVDEGTVGGPVDVAFITKHEGFVWIKRKHYFEATLNPRYFWRKYGKPPNGEQRS from the coding sequence ATGACAACTGAAATTGCCGTTTCAAATAGGCTGGGTATTGCACTTGCTACGGATAGCGCAGTCACTATTTCCGGCAATGGGCATGTTAAGGTTTTCGATACTGCGGACAAACTGTTCGAGCTTAGCCCGCAATATCCCATCGGGGTAATGATCAATGGCAACATGGATTGTATCGGAGTGCCGTGGGAGCTCTTGGTCAAAGAGTTTCGAGCAACCGAAGGAATACGTCAGCGTGCCACGGTCGAAGAGTGGGGCATCGATTTTCTAAAGTACGTCGAGGATCATGTCTTAATTGATGAGACGGCGGTCGGAAAATATGTTGACCAAATAATCAGCGTCGAAATCGAAGAGACGCAGTTAGACGTTGCTGGAGATATACAGCTTCAGATTTTTGACTCCGCGCGTCAAAATAAGAAGGTCAAAGTTTCGAGCATCGATGAGCTATTGGATAGCTATTTCGAACGAAGGCTTGCTCAGCTTTTAGAGATACCGATCGCCGATAGTTTGCAAGAACTAACGGTTGAGGAAGTAATAAAAAGCTATTCAGCTCGCATCGAGGAAATCTCAAAAGTTCGCTTCAAAGGCCGAGAGCTAACTTCCAAAGAAATGGAGAAGTTTAAGCAGATTGTTGCGAATGCATTTCTTAGGGTTCTGCCATCTGATTTTACAACGGGGATAGTTGTCGCTGGATTCGGAGAGAAGCAGACGTTTCCAGCGGTCTATGCCGTTGAAGTGGATGGTCGTGTACTTGGTCGGATGAAGTTCTCAAATTCAGTGTCGAGTTCGATCGAGACCTCTCCAGACGGTGGACAGGTTATTTATTTTGCCCAGACTGACGTTATTCAACGCCTCCTGGGCGGCGCTGACCCCAAGTTTGTAGAGCGGACATCTGAATTTATCGAAATAGCCGTCGGAAAAGTAGCCGATGCGATTGAGAAAGCCCTTCGGGCCAGAAAACTCTCCAAGAAAGCGGCCGAATCTCGTAAGGTATTGATACACGAAATTACTGCAGCAATTCGGGCTGAGTACGAGAAGGAGACTACGAAGTCATTACGCGAGCAATTCTCTCGGGAATTTGATAGAATGGTCGCAATGATGCCGAAGCAAGAGCTCATAGAACTAGCTGAAGCTTTGGTGAGTATAACAGCTGTGGAACGTAAGGCCACAGTTGACGAAGGTACGGTTGGTGGTCCGGTCGATGTAGCCTTCATTACAAAGCATGAGGGCTTCGTTTGGATTAAGCGAAAGCATTACTTTGAAGCGACGCTAAATCCGCGCTACTTCTGGCGGAAGTACGGTAAGCCTCCCAACGGAGAACAACGGTCATGA
- a CDS encoding hypothetical protein (product_source=Hypo-rule applied), with product MKNRLLLTRDRRPDRKSSHAESDALDRGLAAAVSRSSQSVGEKIEAIIREKYPSIGKSRGHVVES from the coding sequence ATGAAAAATAGGCTCTTATTGACCCGCGACAGGCGGCCTGATCGCAAGTCAAGTCATGCCGAAAGCGACGCTCTCGATCGCGGTCTTGCGGCCGCAGTTAGCCGGTCAAGCCAGTCGGTTGGTGAGAAGATTGAGGCTATAATCCGAGAAAAGTATCCATCGATTGGTAAGTCCCGAGGTCATGTAGTCGAGTCGTGA
- a CDS encoding hypothetical protein (product_source=Hypo-rule applied; cath_funfam=2.40.30.20; pfam=PF17236; superfamily=50615), producing MAMPSNTFATYEAVGNREDLSDEIFRIDPTDTPFFTMCEKVKASAVNHEWQTQALDNRDTGNAVLEGDDATTDATVPTVRLGNICQISDKVARVSGTQQAVEHAGRGDELGYQKMLKGLALKLDIDAILCGTNQAKVVGDDSTARKTASVLSWLKTNTSKGTGTAADPAAANGAGTRTDGTQVAFTEARLKTVLQSCWTNGGKPNIIMCGGFNKQQFSTFTGRSTPMEDARSKKIVASVDVYESDFGVLKVAPSRQVRPRDVLVLQDDMWAIAHLNGRKMVSVPLAKTGDSERAQLLSEYALEARNEKASGGVFDNTGA from the coding sequence ATGGCCATGCCATCCAATACCTTTGCCACTTATGAGGCGGTCGGCAACCGCGAAGACCTGTCGGACGAAATCTTCCGTATCGATCCGACCGACACGCCGTTCTTCACCATGTGTGAGAAAGTGAAAGCCTCCGCCGTCAATCACGAATGGCAGACGCAGGCGCTCGACAATCGCGACACCGGAAACGCAGTGCTCGAAGGCGATGACGCCACGACCGATGCCACCGTGCCGACGGTGCGCCTCGGCAACATCTGCCAGATCTCGGACAAGGTGGCGCGCGTCTCCGGCACCCAGCAGGCGGTGGAACACGCCGGGCGCGGCGATGAACTCGGCTATCAGAAGATGCTGAAGGGCCTCGCGCTCAAGCTCGACATCGACGCCATTCTCTGCGGCACCAACCAGGCCAAGGTTGTCGGCGACGATTCCACTGCGCGCAAGACCGCTTCGGTTCTCTCGTGGCTCAAGACCAACACGTCGAAAGGCACTGGCACTGCGGCCGACCCGGCGGCGGCGAACGGCGCCGGCACCCGCACCGACGGCACGCAGGTGGCCTTCACCGAGGCGCGACTGAAAACCGTGCTGCAGTCCTGCTGGACCAATGGCGGCAAGCCGAACATCATCATGTGCGGCGGCTTCAACAAGCAGCAATTCTCGACCTTTACCGGCCGCTCCACGCCGATGGAGGACGCGCGTTCGAAGAAGATCGTGGCCTCAGTGGACGTCTACGAATCCGACTTCGGCGTGCTGAAGGTGGCGCCAAGCCGCCAGGTGCGCCCACGCGACGTGCTCGTCCTGCAGGACGACATGTGGGCGATCGCGCATCTCAACGGCCGCAAGATGGTGTCCGTGCCGTTGGCCAAGACCGGTGACAGCGAGCGCGCGCAGCTCTTGAGCGAATACGCGCTGGAAGCCCGCAATGAAAAGGCCTCCGGCGGCGTGTTCGACAACACGGGCGCGTAA